The Microbacterium luteum genome includes a region encoding these proteins:
- a CDS encoding uracil-DNA glycosylase yields MPRTLDELAADGLIDEGWAQALAPVAADIARLGDRLRAETAAGRSYLPAGDHVLRAFSRPLQDVKVLIVGQDPYPTPGHPIGLSFAVDAHVRPLPRSLANIYRERHDDLGIPPSEHGDLTAWSDQGVILLNRVLTVAPGAPGSHRGWGWEKVTEHAIRALVDRHAPLVAILWGRDAATVRPLLGDTPVVASAHPSPLSASRGFFGSRPFSRTNELLREVGADPIDWRLAERA; encoded by the coding sequence GTGCCACGGACGCTCGACGAACTCGCCGCCGACGGCCTGATCGACGAGGGTTGGGCGCAGGCCCTGGCTCCCGTCGCCGCCGACATCGCCCGACTCGGCGACCGGCTGCGCGCCGAGACCGCGGCGGGGCGCTCGTACCTGCCGGCCGGGGATCACGTGCTCCGCGCGTTCTCCCGGCCGCTCCAGGACGTGAAGGTGCTGATCGTCGGGCAGGACCCGTACCCGACGCCGGGTCACCCGATCGGACTGTCGTTCGCCGTGGACGCGCACGTGCGCCCGCTGCCGCGAAGCCTCGCCAACATCTACCGCGAGCGGCACGACGACCTCGGCATCCCGCCCAGCGAGCACGGTGATCTCACGGCGTGGAGCGACCAGGGCGTGATACTGCTGAATCGCGTGCTGACCGTCGCGCCCGGGGCGCCGGGTTCCCACCGCGGCTGGGGATGGGAGAAGGTCACCGAGCATGCCATCCGCGCCCTCGTCGACCGGCATGCGCCGCTGGTGGCGATCCTGTGGGGGCGCGATGCGGCCACCGTGCGGCCGCTGCTCGGCGACACACCCGTGGTGGCCTCTGCGCATCCCTCTCCGCTGTCGGCCAGCCGGGGATTCTTCGGATCGCGACCGTTCTCCCGCACGAACGAGCTCCTGCGGGAGGTCGGTGCCGATCCAATCGACTGGCGCCTGGCCGAACGCGCGTAG
- a CDS encoding phosphoribosyltransferase, translated as MEIERETLSWDGFGEACRDLSRRIVADGFVPEVVVAIARGGLLPAGAIAYGLGVKNCGAINVEFYTGIGTVLDAPEVLPPELDMAYLAERRVLLVDDVADSGRTLALAVDLLATQGADVRSVTIYTKPSTVIQPDYAWKDTALWIDFPWSAQGSVIEEDAA; from the coding sequence TTGGAGATCGAGCGCGAGACGTTGTCGTGGGACGGATTCGGAGAGGCGTGCCGGGACCTCAGTCGTCGCATCGTCGCGGACGGCTTCGTGCCGGAGGTCGTCGTCGCCATCGCACGCGGCGGGCTGCTGCCCGCCGGGGCGATCGCCTATGGGCTCGGGGTGAAGAACTGCGGGGCGATCAACGTCGAGTTCTACACCGGCATCGGCACCGTTCTGGATGCACCCGAGGTGCTGCCTCCGGAACTGGACATGGCCTATCTCGCGGAACGCCGCGTGCTGCTGGTCGACGACGTCGCCGACAGCGGCCGCACGCTCGCGCTCGCGGTCGACCTGCTCGCGACGCAGGGTGCCGACGTGCGGTCGGTGACGATCTACACCAAGCCCTCCACCGTCATCCAGCCCGACTATGCGTGGAAGGACACCGCGCTGTGGATCGACTTCCCGTGGTCGGCCCAGGGTTCGGTGATCGAGGAAGACGCGGCTTGA
- a CDS encoding MFS transporter: MPDPTPVLRRSALGITAGLIGWLILVEITSGILQGYYVPLFSDIVLHLGITDADVNWFEAAQLLLSSIVVPVLAKLGDMYGHKKVLLIATVLTAGATWWVAFADNFWVFLIAWALQGFYVVWLPLEVALIFERGRRARHGVSATRRAAGLLVVGLQAGAILGALAAGRIFAATAENLTVTLMIPAVAVTACFFVILFGVPESEPLPGRRLDTLGFVILTIGLLLVTGSLTFLRLSGPSFVWTWVLLAAGVAALVLFVRFELRQSDPAIDIRVFRRPEMWPVQVTAFLIGISLLGAQGPLSTYAGTDSALGYGLGLDATARSNLIGVYLVSLIVGAVLFAVTSRRASPRIVLIGASALVGVGYLLFIPLHVELWQVLMNMVIAGIGSGALVAAMPAAAAAAAPRGQTGVASALTNTTKTIGGTFASAVFGVVLAAGVGAAASSTAASLGGYMTVWGICAGGGLLAAVLLFFVPKVAFADEVPESADAVAGESQII; the protein is encoded by the coding sequence GTGCCCGACCCGACTCCCGTGCTCCGCCGATCAGCGCTCGGCATCACGGCCGGCCTCATCGGCTGGTTGATCCTCGTCGAGATCACCAGCGGCATCCTGCAGGGGTACTACGTGCCCCTCTTCAGCGACATCGTCCTGCACCTGGGCATCACCGACGCCGACGTCAACTGGTTCGAGGCGGCCCAGCTGCTGCTGTCGTCGATCGTCGTGCCCGTGCTCGCCAAGCTCGGCGACATGTACGGGCACAAGAAGGTGCTCCTGATCGCGACCGTGCTCACCGCGGGCGCGACGTGGTGGGTCGCCTTCGCCGACAACTTCTGGGTCTTCCTGATCGCCTGGGCCCTCCAGGGCTTCTATGTGGTCTGGCTGCCCCTGGAAGTGGCCCTGATCTTCGAACGCGGCCGCCGCGCGCGACACGGCGTCTCCGCGACCCGCCGCGCCGCCGGCCTGCTCGTCGTGGGCCTGCAGGCCGGCGCGATCCTCGGTGCCCTGGCCGCCGGGCGCATCTTCGCCGCCACCGCCGAGAACCTCACCGTCACCCTCATGATCCCGGCCGTGGCGGTCACCGCATGCTTCTTCGTGATCCTGTTCGGCGTACCCGAGTCCGAGCCGCTTCCCGGACGCCGACTCGACACGCTCGGCTTCGTCATCCTCACCATCGGACTGCTGCTCGTCACCGGTTCGCTCACGTTCCTCCGCCTCAGCGGCCCGTCCTTCGTCTGGACCTGGGTGCTGCTGGCCGCGGGCGTCGCCGCACTCGTGCTCTTCGTGCGCTTCGAACTGCGCCAGAGCGATCCCGCCATCGACATCCGCGTCTTCCGCCGCCCGGAGATGTGGCCCGTGCAGGTCACGGCCTTCCTGATCGGCATCAGTCTGCTCGGCGCCCAGGGTCCGCTCTCAACGTACGCCGGCACGGACAGCGCGCTCGGGTACGGACTCGGACTCGACGCCACCGCGCGCTCGAACCTCATCGGGGTGTATCTCGTCTCGCTGATCGTCGGCGCAGTGCTCTTCGCTGTCACCTCCCGGCGTGCGAGCCCCCGGATCGTCCTCATCGGCGCATCCGCGCTCGTGGGCGTCGGGTACCTGCTGTTCATCCCGCTCCACGTCGAGCTGTGGCAGGTGCTGATGAACATGGTGATCGCCGGCATCGGATCGGGCGCCCTCGTCGCCGCGATGCCCGCCGCAGCCGCCGCGGCAGCTCCCCGAGGTCAGACCGGCGTCGCATCCGCCCTGACCAACACCACCAAGACCATCGGCGGCACCTTCGCCTCGGCCGTCTTCGGCGTCGTGCTCGCCGCGGGGGTCGGGGCGGCTGCGAGCTCCACCGCGGCCTCGCTCGGCGGTTACATGACGGTGTGGGGGATCTGCGCCGGTGGCGGCCTCCTGGCCGCGGTGCTGCTGTTCTTCGTGCCCAAGGTCGCCTTCGCCGACGAAGTGCCCGAGTCCGCCGACGCGGTCGCGGGCGAGTCGCAGATCATCTGA
- a CDS encoding SDR family oxidoreductase, with product MTRRAVVTGASSGIGEATARALRSAGWDVVAVARRAERLEALEAEIGATAFAADLTRETDVAALASFLATSGHVHALVHVAGGARGTDRVEDGSPDDWRWMFEANVMSAQRLIARLLPLLREAADTSGHADTLFVTSTAAQTAYAGGGGYNAAKAGESMLVHALRLELNGEPIRVVEVAPGMVYTEEFTLNRLGGDQLATDRVYEGVEAPLVADDVADVIAYALGTPGNVNLDLITMRPVAQSAQHLLARGPLRVRPPADA from the coding sequence CTGGGACGTCGTCGCCGTGGCCCGCCGCGCCGAGCGGCTGGAGGCGCTCGAGGCGGAGATCGGCGCCACGGCGTTCGCGGCCGACCTCACCCGCGAGACCGACGTCGCGGCGCTCGCGTCGTTCCTGGCCACCTCCGGGCACGTGCACGCCCTCGTGCACGTGGCGGGTGGCGCGCGCGGCACCGACCGCGTCGAAGACGGCTCACCCGACGACTGGCGATGGATGTTCGAGGCGAACGTCATGTCGGCGCAGCGTCTGATCGCGCGGCTGCTTCCCCTCCTGCGGGAGGCTGCCGACACCTCCGGTCACGCGGACACCCTGTTCGTCACGTCGACCGCCGCGCAGACCGCGTATGCGGGCGGTGGCGGGTACAACGCCGCGAAGGCAGGAGAGTCGATGCTCGTGCACGCCCTCCGGCTGGAGCTGAACGGAGAGCCGATCCGCGTCGTGGAGGTCGCACCCGGCATGGTCTACACCGAGGAGTTCACGCTGAACCGGCTCGGCGGCGACCAGCTGGCGACCGACCGCGTCTACGAGGGTGTCGAAGCCCCGCTGGTGGCCGATGACGTCGCCGACGTCATCGCCTACGCGCTCGGCACGCCCGGGAACGTGAACCTGGACCTGATCACCATGCGACCGGTGGCGCAGTCCGCGCAGCACCTGCTGGCGCGCGGCCCGCTCCGGGTGCGTCCGCCCGCCGACGCCTGA